The Pseudoalteromonas rubra DNA window TTTACCCGACTACATGGTGCCGAAACTGGGCCGGGTGATCCCACACTGGCCACTGACCGCCAACGGTAAAATTAATAAAAAGGCGCTGCCAGAGGTGGACCCGGGGGCGCAGCAGGACCACTACGTTGCCCCGCAAACCGACCTCGAGCAGGCGGTGTGTGAGATTTGGGCTGAATTACTGCACCTTGATGCGGCGCAGATCAGCACCACAGCGAGCTTCTTCGCACTGGGCGGACATTCCCTGTTATCGGTTAAGCTGGCCGCGTCATAGCCAGGATATCGTCATCGGCACCCCGGTTGAGAACCGGCTGCAAAGCGGACTGCAATCGTTGCAGGGCTTTTTTGTCAATACCGTGCCACTGCGAGTGTCGACGGAATTTGACACTCTGACGGAGTATTTTGAGCACGTTAAAAGTATCAATCAGCAAGCGCTGGCGAATCAGGAATTACCGCTGGATCAGCTGATTGAAGGACTTCAGCTCTCACGCAGTCAGGCTCATGCGCCATTATTTCAGATCCTGCTGACGGTAGAGGGTACGCCCGCTCAGCCAGTGAGTACGCAGTTTAATGTTGCTGATGTGCAGTTAACGCAGCAAGCCTTACCTGTGACCAGCAGCAAATTCGACCTCGACATCAACCTGGTTTTTAACGAGCAGGGACTGGCGCTCAACTGGGTGTATGACAGTCACCTGTTTACCGCCGACTATATTACCAAGCTCAGTACGCATCTGAGTCAGCTTATTGCCGCTTTGGTGCCACAAAACCTGGCTTCGCTCAGTCAACAGTCGCCGCAGCAGATCGATATGTTGAGTGAGCAGGAGCGCCAACACCTGGTGTATGATGTGCAAAGCGAAACACTGGCTTATAACGCTGAGCTCAGCCTACACGAACAGATCAGCCGTCAGGCCCAGCTAACGCCGGATGCCATTGCCATTGATATGCCCGACGGTCGCACGCTGAGCTACGCCCAGCTGGATGCTGGCGCCAATCGCATCGCTGCGTACTTGCAGCAACACTATTCACTCAGCGCCGATAGTATGGTGGGCGTCAGTACTGAGCGACATGCCGAGATGGTGATGGCCATACTGGCCATCCTGAAAACCGGTGCCGCCTATTTGCCGCTCGACCCGGGCTATCCCAGTGCCCGACTGGCACAGATCATTGACGATGCAAAGCCGGTCGTGACCGTCACCGATAACCCGGCCATCCTACAAGGCCTGGCCACCGACACGCTGAGTCTGGCGACGCTGAACGATGCCGCTGTCTCCACTCCTTATCAACCGGTGGCACATCAGGGCGATAATCTGGCCTACGCCATTTATACCTCAGGGTCGACCGGTAAACCTAAGGGCGTGGCGATCAGCCACCGTAACATCAATGCGCTGCTGAGCTGGGCTGACACGGTCTACAGCCGCGAGGATTATGTCCGGGTGCTGTGCAGCACCTCCATCAACTTTGACCTGTCAGCGTTTGAATTGTTTTTCACCCTCACTCGCGGCGGCACCTGTGTACTGGTCGACAATGCCCTGAGCCTGCTGACGCAGCCGGTTGAGGTTTCCCTGATTAATACGGTGCCGTCGGCCATTAAAGCCCTGCTGGAGCAGGCGGGCATTCCGGCTGGCGTGCGGGTCGTGAACCTGGCCGGTGAGCCGCTGGGTCGCGACGTGGTGAATCAGTTACTGCGCGACGGGCATTGCGAGCGGGTCTATAACCTTTATGGCCCGTCGGAAGACACCACTTATTCAACCTGTGCCTGTTTTACTCAGGAAATCGATCATGCGCCGGGGATCGGCCAGGTGATCAGCAACACCCAGGCGTTTATTCTGAATGACCAGCTGGCGCTGCTGCCGTATGGCGCAACCGGTGAGTTGTACCTGGGCGGTGACGGGCTGGCACGAGGTTACCTGAACCAGCCTGAGCTGAGTGCCGAGCGCTTTATTGATAACCCCTTTTATGACCCTGAGGTGGCAGGCAGTTCAACACGCTTGTACCGCACCGGCGACTTAGTGCGCTATCAGAGCGATGGCACGCTGGCGTTTGTGGGCCGGGCGGACGACCAGGTTAAAATTCGCGGCTTCCGGGTAGAGCTGGGTGAGATAAGCGAGCAGCTGAGCTGTCAGGCGGCCATCGACAGTGCCGTAGTACTGGCGAAAAGCGGGGCCAATGGCACCTATCTGGTGGCCTATGTTCAGCCTGCAGAGGCGCTGGACGAGGCAGCTCATTCTGACTTTATCAGTGCGGCACTGAGCGAGCTGGCAGGGTGTTTACCCGACTACATGGTGCCGAAACTGGGCCGGGTGATCCCACACTGGCCACTGACCGCCAACGGTAAAATTAATAAAAAGGCGCTGCCAGAGGTGGACCTGGGGGCGCAGCAGGACCACTACGTTGCCCCGCAAACCGACCTCGAGCAGGCGGTGTGTGAGATTTGGGCTGAATTACTGCACCTTGATGCGGCGCAGATCAGCACCACAGCGAGCTTCTTCGCACTGGGCGGACATTCCCTGTTATCGGTTAAGCTGGCCGCTGCACTGCGTACACAGCTGGCCGTGGAGCTGCCACTGAGCACGTTATTCAATGCCACCACTGTGGCTGAGCAGGCCAAAGCGGTTGCCGCGGCCGAGGGACAGGCATTGCGCGAGGACATTAAAGCCCTGCCCAGAGTGATGCAGGATGACCCTCAGCTGGGTCAGCATCGTGTTGCCCCATTATCTTATGCTCAGCAGCGGTTATGGTTTATCGACCAGCTGGAGCAGGGCACACCACAATACAATATGCCGGCGGCCTTTGCGGTTGACGGCGAGCTGGACCTGACGGTGGTTGAGGCCGTATTGCAAACCATCATTGCCCGTCATGAGGTGCTCAGAACTGTGTATCGCGATGATGTGCAGGTGATCCGCCAGGACGCCGGCTTCACCCTGAGCTATGAGGATGTGCGGACTCTGAGCGAGACGGCGCAGCAACAGGCGATTGCCGGGGCAATGGCGCAACAGCTGAGCCAGCCGTTTGACCTGACCCGCGAGGTGATGGTGCGTGCAGGCTATATTCAGACCACTGAGCGCAGCGGTGTGCTGCTGTTCAATATGCACCACATTGCCTCCGACGGCTGGTCAATGCAGGTGCTGATCAACGAATTTACGACACTGTATCAGGCATACAGCCAGGGCGAGGACAACCCGCTGGCCCCGCTGAGCATTCAGTATGCAGACTACGCACAGTGGCAGCGCAGCCATTTAAATCACGAGGTGCTGGATACGCAGCTGAGCTACTGGCAGCAGCAACTGGCTGACCTGCCTTCGGTGCACAGTCTGCCGTTAGACTACCCGCGTCCGGCACTTAAGCAGCATCAGGGTGGTCAGGTGAAAAGCACCCTCAGTGCACAAGTGGCGCAGGGGCTGAGTAAACTTGCCAGTGCGCAGGGGCTGACGCCTTTCATGTTACTGCACGGGGCCTTGTCGCTGTTGTTGTCCAGACACAGTAATGCCCGGGACATCGTTATCGGGACACCGGTGGCCAACCGCATGCAGGCCGAGCTGGCACCGCTGATTGGTTTTTTTGTTAACCCCCTGGTGCTGAACGTCAATACTGCCCAGCCGAGCCTGGCAGACTACCTGGCCCATGTAAAAGCCGTCCATTTAGGTGCTCAGTCACATCAGGATGTGCCGTTCGAGCAGCTGGTTGAGCAGCTGAATGTGCCCCGTAGCAGTGCGTATACGCCGCTGTTCCAGGTGATGCTGACAACCCGCACCGATTATGCAGTGACGGAGCAGGTCAGTAATCAGGGCTGGTCTTTAGGGGAGGCGCAGCTGAGCCCGCTGGCAGAGGATGCGGTGATTGCCAAGTTTGACCTGGACATCGACCTGACACTGAGCGACGCCGGGGTAGAGATGTGCTGGACCTACGACAAGGCTTTGTTCAGCGCAGCTCGGATTGAGACGCTGAGCCGTCATCTGAGTACCTTACTGACAACTCTGGCACAGCAGGCTCCGGCCACTTTGCTGGCGCATGCTCCGGATACCCTTGCGATGTTGTCGGCAGCCGAGCAACACACGCTGCTGTTAACACTGAACGACAACGCACTCAGTTATGACACCACGCAGAGCATTCATGGTTTATTTGAACAACAGGTGCAGCGTACGCCACAGGCAACGGCACTGATTTTTAACGGGCAGCACATCAGCTATGAGGTGCTGAACCAGCGTGCCAATCAGCTGGCGCATTATCTGCTGAGCGAACATCAGGTGACCCCGGAAACGCCGCTGGGCGTGTGCAGCAGCCGCTCGGTTGAAATGGTGGTGAGTATCCTGGCGATATTAAAAGCCGGTGGCGCGTATGTGCCGCTGGACCCGAGCTATCCGGCCAGCCGGTTAGGCTATATCGCCAAAGATGCGGGACTGACACACATTCTGGCGTATGACGCAGGTCTGCCGGTTGCACAGGCGCTGATGGCAGAGCAGGGCGGCAGTGCCGTGGATATTGCGACGCTGACACTGAGCGCTTATGCGCAGCACAACCCGGCGCTGACGGCCCTTGGCGGGGATAAGCTGGCCTATGCCATCTACACCTCAGGGTCGACTGGTCAGCCTAAGGGCGTGGCCATCAGTCACCGCAATGTCAATGCACTGCTGAGCTGGGCCGACACCGAATACAGCGGTGAAGATTATGCGCGGATGTTATGCAGCACCTCAATCAACTTTGACCTGTCGGCCTTTGAACTGTTTTTACCTCTGACCCGTGGTGGCAGCTGTGTGCTGGTCGACAGTGCCCTGAGTCTGCTGACGACGCCGGTGGAGGTCACATTAATTAATACGGTGCCCTCGGCGATTAAAGCGCTGCTGGAGCAGGGAGGCATTCCGGGCGGTGTACGGGTGGTGAACCTGGCAGGCGAGCCGCTGGGTCGCGACGTGGTGAATCAGTTACTCGCCGGTGAGCACTGTGAGCGAGTGTATAACCTCTACGGTCCATCAGAAGACACCACTTATTCAACCTGTGCGCGCTTTACTCAGCCTCTGGACGAAGCGCCGAGTATCGGGCGGGTGATTAACAACAGTCAGGCGTTCATCCTTAATGACAAGCTGGCGCTGCTGCCCTATGGCACTACCGGGGAGCTATACCTGGGTGGTGACGGGCTGGCGCGGGGTTATCTGAATCAGCCACAGCTGAGTGCCGAGCGTTTCATCGATAATCCATTTTATGATGCCAAGGTGGCAGGCAGCTCAAAGCGCCTGTACCGCACCGGCGACTTAGTGCGCTATCAGGCGGACGGCAACTTAGCCTTCGTGGGACGCGCAGACGATCAGGTGAAGATCCGGGGCTTCCGGGTGGAGCTGGGCGAGATAAGCGAACAGCTGAGTCGTCAGGCGGCCATCGACAGCGCAGTGGTGCTGGCGAAAAGTGGAGCCAACGGCCTGTATCTGGTGGCCTATATTCATCCGACTCAGACACTGGGCGAGGCTGATCACACCGACTTCATCACAGCGGCACTGACGAGCCTGGCAGAGAGTTTACCGGAATACATGGTGCCGAGGCTGGGTCAGGTGGTCCCTGAGTGGCCGCTGACAGCCAGTGGCAAGATCAACAAAAAGGCGCTGCCGGAGGTGGATGCCACCGCACTGCAGGGCCGTTACGTAGCGCCGCAAACAGACACAGAGCAGGCGGTATGTGAGATTTGGGCGCAGCTACTCAATGTAGAAGCTGGCCAGATAAGCACACAGACAGACTTTTTCGAGCTGGGCGGACATTCACTGCTAGTGATGCGCCTGGCAACCCGACTTAACGACACTTTTGCGATCAACCTGGCTATTCAGGATTTATATCAGCAAATGACCGTCGCCAACATCAGTCGCCATATCGACGACATCTTCACTTTGCATGCCAGTGACACGACGCACAGTCCCGCTGCATCCGACTTCGAGGAATTTACCCTATGATGATCCAAGAATTATACCGCGCTTTGCTGGAGCAAGGCGCCAGTGCACAGCACCACCAAGGCGAAGTGAAGCTACACCTTCCAAAAGCCCTGGATGCAGCGCTGAAACAACAGCTAATAGCAAGAAAAGACGAACTAAAACAGTATCTGTTGGGGTTATATGCCAGCGCTTCTCAGGCCCCTGTGATCACGCCAGTTGAGCGGACGCAGGCACACTTTCCATTGTCATCAGCGCAGCAACGCTTGTGGTTTCTTGACCAGCTTCAGGGCAATACCATTGAATATAATATGTCAGCGGCATTCACTGTATCGGGTGAGTTTGACCTGGCGGTACTAGAGCAAACCATGCAGTCCATAGTGGCGCGTCATGAAGTACTGCGCACCCGGTTTATTGAAGTGGAAGGGGAAGGCAAACAGCAGCTGGTGAGCGCACCGGCACAGCTTGTGTCCTCGCACGACCTGAGTGACCTGACAGCGTCGGCGCAGCAAACACAGCTGGACGCTTTGCTGGCACAAGAGGCCGCTTACGCTTTTGATTTAAGTTCAGACAGCTTGATCCGGGTTCATTACGTCACCCTTTCCCCGCAGCAGGGCGTGTTGATGTTCAATCTGCATCATATTGTGTCGGATGGTTATTCTGTGGCACTGCTGGTGAAGGAGTTTTCTCACACCTACGGCGCACTGGTTGCAGGCCAGGAGCCTGAACTGGCGCCACTGCCATTACATTACATCGATTATGCGCATTGGCAACAAAATGAAGCCCGGACACATTATCAAGCTCAGCTGGACTATTGGG harbors:
- a CDS encoding non-ribosomal peptide synthetase, with the translated sequence MRRRSAPQRASSHWADIPCYRLSWPRHSQDIVIGTPVENRLQSGLQSLQGFFVNTVPLRVSTEFDTLTEYFEHVKSINQQALANQELPLDQLIEGLQLSRSQAHAPLFQILLTVEGTPAQPVSTQFNVADVQLTQQALPVTSSKFDLDINLVFNEQGLALNWVYDSHLFTADYITKLSTHLSQLIAALVPQNLASLSQQSPQQIDMLSEQERQHLVYDVQSETLAYNAELSLHEQISRQAQLTPDAIAIDMPDGRTLSYAQLDAGANRIAAYLQQHYSLSADSMVGVSTERHAEMVMAILAILKTGAAYLPLDPGYPSARLAQIIDDAKPVVTVTDNPAILQGLATDTLSLATLNDAAVSTPYQPVAHQGDNLAYAIYTSGSTGKPKGVAISHRNINALLSWADTVYSREDYVRVLCSTSINFDLSAFELFFTLTRGGTCVLVDNALSLLTQPVEVSLINTVPSAIKALLEQAGIPAGVRVVNLAGEPLGRDVVNQLLRDGHCERVYNLYGPSEDTTYSTCACFTQEIDHAPGIGQVISNTQAFILNDQLALLPYGATGELYLGGDGLARGYLNQPELSAERFIDNPFYDPEVAGSSTRLYRTGDLVRYQSDGTLAFVGRADDQVKIRGFRVELGEISEQLSCQAAIDSAVVLAKSGANGTYLVAYVQPAEALDEAAHSDFISAALSELAGCLPDYMVPKLGRVIPHWPLTANGKINKKALPEVDLGAQQDHYVAPQTDLEQAVCEIWAELLHLDAAQISTTASFFALGGHSLLSVKLAAALRTQLAVELPLSTLFNATTVAEQAKAVAAAEGQALREDIKALPRVMQDDPQLGQHRVAPLSYAQQRLWFIDQLEQGTPQYNMPAAFAVDGELDLTVVEAVLQTIIARHEVLRTVYRDDVQVIRQDAGFTLSYEDVRTLSETAQQQAIAGAMAQQLSQPFDLTREVMVRAGYIQTTERSGVLLFNMHHIASDGWSMQVLINEFTTLYQAYSQGEDNPLAPLSIQYADYAQWQRSHLNHEVLDTQLSYWQQQLADLPSVHSLPLDYPRPALKQHQGGQVKSTLSAQVAQGLSKLASAQGLTPFMLLHGALSLLLSRHSNARDIVIGTPVANRMQAELAPLIGFFVNPLVLNVNTAQPSLADYLAHVKAVHLGAQSHQDVPFEQLVEQLNVPRSSAYTPLFQVMLTTRTDYAVTEQVSNQGWSLGEAQLSPLAEDAVIAKFDLDIDLTLSDAGVEMCWTYDKALFSAARIETLSRHLSTLLTTLAQQAPATLLAHAPDTLAMLSAAEQHTLLLTLNDNALSYDTTQSIHGLFEQQVQRTPQATALIFNGQHISYEVLNQRANQLAHYLLSEHQVTPETPLGVCSSRSVEMVVSILAILKAGGAYVPLDPSYPASRLGYIAKDAGLTHILAYDAGLPVAQALMAEQGGSAVDIATLTLSAYAQHNPALTALGGDKLAYAIYTSGSTGQPKGVAISHRNVNALLSWADTEYSGEDYARMLCSTSINFDLSAFELFLPLTRGGSCVLVDSALSLLTTPVEVTLINTVPSAIKALLEQGGIPGGVRVVNLAGEPLGRDVVNQLLAGEHCERVYNLYGPSEDTTYSTCARFTQPLDEAPSIGRVINNSQAFILNDKLALLPYGTTGELYLGGDGLARGYLNQPQLSAERFIDNPFYDAKVAGSSKRLYRTGDLVRYQADGNLAFVGRADDQVKIRGFRVELGEISEQLSRQAAIDSAVVLAKSGANGLYLVAYIHPTQTLGEADHTDFITAALTSLAESLPEYMVPRLGQVVPEWPLTASGKINKKALPEVDATALQGRYVAPQTDTEQAVCEIWAQLLNVEAGQISTQTDFFELGGHSLLVMRLATRLNDTFAINLAIQDLYQQMTVANISRHIDDIFTLHASDTTHSPAASDFEEFTL